Proteins co-encoded in one Natrarchaeobius halalkaliphilus genomic window:
- a CDS encoding CRISPR-associated protein Cas4 — protein MARTRVSFSDLRTAAYCPRKCYYRRTEDDEREPPPEIEAIRALSTRYEELLEEPIAALADEPIAVSPDRYRETLIATRRRLEDDGCWTRLCAPEGRNALVTGRDCRGVVHKVLVDPLEPVLVSAGEPPERGVWESQSVHAVAAAKALGWERRTAIDRVWLEYPAYGVVRSVSLTTRRKARYRRALRTVRSLDGPPSRIANRSKCTSCEYAARCGVRTRTLRSILGFGRGE, from the coding sequence GTGGCCAGAACCCGAGTCAGCTTTAGCGACCTCCGAACTGCCGCGTACTGTCCTCGAAAGTGCTATTATCGTCGTACCGAGGACGACGAGCGCGAACCGCCGCCGGAGATCGAGGCGATCCGTGCGCTCTCGACTCGATACGAGGAGCTACTCGAGGAGCCGATAGCCGCGCTGGCGGACGAGCCGATCGCCGTCTCACCGGATCGGTACCGCGAGACGCTGATAGCGACCAGACGACGACTCGAGGACGACGGCTGTTGGACGCGACTCTGTGCTCCCGAGGGGCGAAACGCGCTCGTGACCGGACGCGACTGTCGGGGCGTGGTCCACAAGGTGCTCGTCGATCCGCTCGAGCCGGTTCTGGTCTCGGCGGGCGAACCACCGGAGCGTGGCGTCTGGGAATCTCAGTCCGTCCACGCCGTCGCAGCCGCGAAGGCGCTCGGCTGGGAGCGACGGACGGCGATCGACCGGGTCTGGCTCGAGTACCCGGCCTACGGAGTAGTCCGGTCGGTCAGCCTCACGACGCGACGGAAAGCCCGGTACCGACGCGCGCTTCGGACCGTTCGGTCCCTGGACGGACCGCCATCACGGATCGCGAACCGATCGAAGTGTACCAGTTGCGAGTACGCCGCACGGTGTGGCGTCCGGACCCGGACGCTCCGGTCGATACTCGGGTTCGGCCGAGGCGAGTGA
- a CDS encoding tetratricopeptide repeat protein encodes MTDREGDRDHRFSEGEGFDDAYDEFDLDPPELAVDPSKVDPVDSRVVTDTLDDQQIASDDVDAAELLDVGLNYMGINRYEQATDAFGRAAQFAEDDLLAQESWVNKGVAHAELEEWDEAIGAHREALSIDDRSEHAATAETNLAYALWEFGETATALEHAERAVEIDERFAEGWFNRAFFLSERGLSEEALNCVDNAIRLGMRNARVLEEKAQILEDLGEYDEAEEIAEEANEMRERVEQQMMEDRMEGRGQMPDGSDPSRADDRERRFE; translated from the coding sequence ATGACCGACCGAGAGGGCGACCGCGATCACCGCTTCTCCGAGGGAGAGGGGTTCGACGACGCCTACGACGAGTTCGATCTGGATCCGCCGGAACTGGCCGTCGACCCGTCGAAGGTCGATCCCGTCGACTCCCGGGTCGTCACCGATACGCTCGACGACCAGCAGATCGCGAGCGACGACGTCGACGCCGCGGAACTGCTCGACGTCGGGCTGAACTACATGGGAATCAACCGCTACGAACAGGCCACCGACGCGTTCGGACGAGCCGCCCAGTTCGCGGAGGACGACCTCCTCGCACAGGAGTCGTGGGTCAACAAGGGCGTCGCTCACGCCGAACTCGAGGAGTGGGACGAGGCGATCGGCGCACACCGAGAGGCGCTGTCGATCGACGATCGGAGCGAACACGCCGCGACAGCCGAGACGAACCTCGCGTACGCGCTCTGGGAGTTCGGTGAAACTGCCACGGCGCTCGAGCACGCCGAGCGAGCCGTGGAGATCGACGAGCGCTTCGCGGAGGGGTGGTTCAATCGGGCGTTCTTCCTCTCCGAGCGGGGGCTCTCCGAGGAGGCGCTCAACTGCGTCGACAACGCGATCCGACTCGGCATGCGCAACGCGCGGGTGCTCGAGGAAAAGGCCCAGATTCTCGAGGACCTTGGCGAGTACGACGAGGCGGAGGAAATCGCAGAGGAGGCAAACGAGATGCGCGAGCGAGTCGAACAGCAGATGATGGAAGATCGCATGGAAGGACGCGGACAGATGCCGGACGGGAGCGACCCCTCGCGAGCAGACGATCGCGAACGACGGTTCGAGTGA
- a CDS encoding DUF424 domain-containing protein encodes MIVHERETPEGLLVAICDDDVLGETFEEDDLSLTVTEEFYGGDETDERGVIDSLSRATVANIVGTQAVELAIEEGFIDEANVLEVDGTHHAQLLRMY; translated from the coding sequence ATGATCGTACACGAGCGGGAGACGCCGGAGGGGCTGCTGGTCGCGATCTGTGACGACGACGTGCTGGGAGAGACGTTCGAGGAAGACGACCTCTCGCTGACCGTCACCGAGGAGTTCTACGGCGGCGACGAAACCGACGAGCGTGGCGTGATCGACAGTCTTTCGAGAGCGACCGTCGCCAACATCGTCGGAACGCAAGCGGTCGAACTGGCCATCGAGGAGGGGTTCATCGACGAGGCGAACGTTCTCGAGGTCGACGGAACCCATCACGCACAGCTGTTGCGGATGTACTGA
- a CDS encoding aminotransferase class V-fold PLP-dependent enzyme, with the protein MSQQNLESLDVEAIRSEFPILEREFDGQQVVYLDNAATTQTPDAVVDAMSDYYRESNANIHRGIHHLSQEASEAYEVAHDRVAEFIGAEGREEVIFTKNTTESENLVAYAWGLNELQAGDRIVLTEMEHHASLVTWQQIGKRTGADVEYIRIDEDGRLDVDHARELIDDDAAIVSAVHVSNTLGTVNPVSELVDIAHEHDALAFIDGAQAVPNRPVDVEAIDADFYAFSGHKMAGPTGIGVLYGKEHLLEAMEPYLYGGGMIRKVTFEETTWGDLPWKFEPGTPPIAEAVGLHAAIDWLEEIGMDRIRSHEEEIARYAYERLDAEGDVEIYGPEPGPDRGGLVSFNLESVHAHDLTSIMNDHTVAVRAGDHCTQPLHDKLGVPASTRASFYVYNTREEVDTLVAALDDARQLFA; encoded by the coding sequence ATGAGCCAGCAAAACCTCGAGTCGCTCGACGTCGAGGCGATCCGTTCGGAGTTTCCCATCCTCGAGCGCGAGTTCGACGGCCAGCAGGTCGTCTACCTCGATAATGCGGCAACGACCCAGACGCCGGATGCGGTCGTCGACGCGATGAGCGACTACTACCGCGAGTCGAACGCGAACATCCACCGCGGTATTCACCACCTCAGTCAGGAAGCCTCGGAAGCGTACGAAGTGGCACACGACCGCGTCGCGGAGTTCATCGGCGCGGAAGGACGCGAGGAGGTCATCTTCACCAAGAACACCACCGAGAGCGAGAACCTCGTGGCCTACGCGTGGGGGCTGAACGAACTCCAGGCCGGTGACAGGATCGTGCTCACGGAGATGGAACACCACGCCTCGCTCGTCACCTGGCAACAGATCGGCAAGCGAACGGGCGCCGACGTCGAGTACATTCGTATCGACGAGGACGGTCGCCTCGACGTGGACCACGCCAGAGAGCTGATCGACGACGACGCGGCCATCGTCTCGGCGGTCCACGTCTCGAACACGCTGGGGACGGTCAATCCCGTCTCCGAACTCGTGGATATCGCACACGAACACGACGCGCTAGCGTTCATCGACGGCGCACAGGCCGTCCCCAACCGCCCGGTCGACGTCGAAGCGATCGACGCCGACTTCTACGCATTCTCGGGTCACAAGATGGCCGGGCCGACTGGGATCGGCGTCCTCTACGGGAAAGAGCATCTGCTTGAGGCGATGGAGCCCTACCTCTACGGCGGCGGCATGATCCGCAAGGTCACCTTCGAGGAGACGACGTGGGGCGACCTGCCGTGGAAGTTCGAGCCTGGAACACCCCCGATCGCTGAGGCCGTGGGTCTGCACGCGGCGATCGACTGGCTCGAGGAGATCGGCATGGATCGCATCCGGAGTCACGAAGAGGAAATCGCCCGCTACGCCTACGAGCGACTCGACGCCGAGGGCGACGTCGAAATCTACGGCCCCGAACCCGGCCCCGACCGCGGTGGCCTCGTTAGTTTCAACCTCGAGAGCGTCCACGCCCACGACTTGACCTCGATCATGAACGATCACACCGTCGCCGTCCGCGCCGGCGATCACTGTACGCAGCCGCTACACGACAAGCTCGGCGTTCCCGCGTCGACTCGAGCGTCGTTCTACGTGTACAACACTCGCGAAGAGGTCGACACGCTGGTTGCGGCACTCGACGACGCGCGCCAGCTGTTCGCGTAG
- a CDS encoding PGF-CTERM-anchored ABC transporter substrate-binding protein, producing MSTVRICFVALLVAAIAVSPVAAVADAGGESLHSSAAADASTECSFPLTETDDTGTEVTLEEEPETVVTLNPSAAQTMWEIGAEEKVIGTTKHAENLEGAEERTNVSTDAETIEPEIVVDADPDLVLAPSSNFVSEETVETLREAGVTVFYFQSAESIDEVRDRTQLVGSLVGECEGAQETVDWMDEELEIVESALEGEERPDVLYTFFGFTAGEETFIHDLIEAGGGTNVAAEAGVSDYQQLSEETVIDADPEWIVLNTNSPEVPEGAAYESTTAVENDQVLTVEINHLNRPGPRVIHAVTTFAETFHPEAYAAAAAEHDGVEGGADDDDDHAETDVEGDGSTTDDVDEGATADGADESATDDESVAGGADDQPGFGIVAAVVALAVAAVSIGSSRYRHGHR from the coding sequence ATGTCCACAGTACGGATCTGTTTCGTCGCATTGCTCGTCGCGGCGATCGCGGTGAGTCCGGTCGCCGCCGTCGCCGACGCGGGCGGAGAGTCGCTACACTCGAGCGCCGCGGCCGACGCGTCGACGGAGTGTTCGTTTCCGCTCACCGAGACTGACGACACTGGAACGGAGGTAACGCTCGAGGAAGAACCCGAGACGGTCGTCACGCTCAACCCGAGCGCCGCTCAGACGATGTGGGAGATCGGTGCCGAGGAGAAGGTGATCGGCACGACCAAACACGCGGAGAACCTCGAGGGAGCCGAGGAGCGGACGAACGTCTCGACCGACGCCGAGACGATCGAGCCGGAGATCGTCGTCGACGCAGACCCCGACCTCGTGCTCGCGCCGAGTTCGAACTTCGTCTCCGAAGAGACCGTCGAAACCCTTCGTGAGGCCGGCGTGACCGTCTTTTACTTCCAGTCGGCGGAGTCGATCGACGAGGTCCGCGACCGAACCCAGCTGGTCGGCTCGCTCGTCGGAGAGTGCGAAGGGGCTCAGGAGACCGTCGACTGGATGGACGAGGAACTCGAGATCGTCGAGTCAGCGCTCGAGGGCGAAGAGCGTCCCGACGTGCTGTACACCTTCTTCGGGTTCACCGCCGGGGAGGAGACGTTCATCCACGACCTCATCGAAGCGGGCGGCGGGACGAACGTGGCTGCCGAAGCCGGCGTCTCGGACTACCAGCAACTCAGCGAGGAAACCGTGATCGACGCCGATCCGGAGTGGATCGTCCTCAACACGAACTCGCCGGAGGTTCCGGAGGGGGCGGCCTACGAGTCCACGACGGCCGTCGAGAACGATCAAGTTCTCACCGTCGAGATCAACCATCTCAACCGACCCGGACCCCGCGTTATCCACGCCGTCACGACGTTCGCGGAGACGTTCCATCCCGAAGCGTACGCGGCCGCTGCCGCCGAACACGACGGAGTCGAAGGTGGTGCCGACGACGATGACGACCACGCAGAGACCGACGTCGAAGGCGACGGATCCACGACCGATGACGTGGACGAGGGAGCCACAGCCGACGGTGCGGACGAGTCCGCGACCGACGACGAGTCTGTGGCCGGCGGCGCTGACGACCAGCCAGGCTTCGGCATCGTCGCTGCCGTCGTGGCACTGGCCGTCGCAGCCGTCTCGATCGGCTCGAGTCGGTACCGTCATGGTCACCGATAA
- a CDS encoding ABC transporter substrate-binding protein → MNVISTSPSSTEILYELGVEPVAVSHACDHPPAATELPTIDVSKVDASASADRHEQVRTATANGHLYRMDGERIDALEPDLIVTQGVCGVCAVDDVLVEETLADLAVDPDVLALQANRLADVLECVEDVGRATATEERATALVDDLRERIAGVERRVPDEPRPRTAVLEWMDPIRPAGSWVPDVVDAAGGEYDIGDPGERSQPLEWDAFLAYDPEVLVVAPCGFDAERTLEQFHELSDRPGWDEITAVRDDRVFVLDGSAYLTRWTPRLVDAIERLAALCHSEEFELPADVVRP, encoded by the coding sequence ATGAACGTCATCTCCACGTCGCCGTCGTCGACGGAGATCCTGTACGAACTCGGCGTCGAACCGGTCGCGGTTTCACACGCCTGCGATCACCCGCCGGCGGCGACCGAATTGCCGACGATCGACGTCTCGAAGGTCGACGCAAGCGCAAGCGCGGACCGCCACGAACAGGTTCGCACGGCGACGGCGAACGGCCACCTCTACCGGATGGACGGCGAGCGAATCGACGCCCTCGAGCCGGATCTGATCGTCACCCAGGGCGTCTGTGGCGTCTGTGCCGTCGATGACGTGCTCGTCGAAGAGACCCTTGCCGATCTCGCGGTCGATCCCGACGTGCTCGCCCTGCAGGCGAACCGACTGGCGGACGTCCTCGAGTGCGTCGAGGACGTCGGACGAGCGACCGCGACGGAAGAGCGTGCCACAGCGCTGGTCGACGACCTCCGCGAGCGCATCGCCGGCGTCGAGAGACGAGTTCCAGACGAGCCCCGACCGCGGACGGCGGTCCTCGAGTGGATGGATCCGATTCGACCCGCCGGAAGCTGGGTTCCGGACGTCGTCGATGCGGCCGGCGGGGAGTACGACATCGGTGATCCCGGCGAGCGCTCACAGCCCCTCGAGTGGGACGCGTTTCTCGCGTACGATCCCGAGGTACTGGTCGTCGCCCCCTGCGGGTTCGACGCCGAGCGCACGCTCGAGCAGTTCCACGAGCTGTCGGATCGTCCCGGATGGGACGAGATCACGGCGGTCCGCGACGACCGGGTGTTCGTCCTCGACGGGAGCGCCTATCTGACCCGGTGGACGCCGCGGCTGGTCGACGCCATCGAGCGCCTCGCGGCGCTCTGTCACTCCGAAGAGTTCGAGCTTCCGGCGGACGTCGTCCGGCCGTAG
- a CDS encoding carboxymuconolactone decarboxylase family protein: MATEQTHQEIEEYLGQVPSWMETIAEPAGDHSWGLFRDLVLGETELSSREKGLVGLGVAAAIGCPYCTYFHKEEARLADVSDEELEETINVASNTRYFSTILHGNEVDQDDFVAETDEIVNYIQEQQEAAPADD; the protein is encoded by the coding sequence ATGGCAACCGAACAAACACACCAGGAGATCGAGGAGTATCTCGGACAGGTACCGAGTTGGATGGAGACCATCGCAGAGCCGGCGGGCGATCACAGCTGGGGCCTCTTTCGCGACCTGGTTCTCGGGGAGACCGAACTCTCCTCGCGAGAGAAAGGACTCGTCGGACTCGGCGTCGCGGCCGCGATCGGCTGTCCCTACTGCACCTACTTCCACAAGGAAGAAGCGCGGCTGGCCGACGTCTCGGACGAAGAACTCGAAGAGACGATCAACGTCGCTAGCAACACGCGGTACTTCTCGACGATACTGCACGGAAACGAGGTCGATCAGGACGATTTCGTGGCCGAGACGGACGAAATCGTCAACTACATCCAGGAGCAACAGGAGGCCGCACCGGCAGACGACTGA
- a CDS encoding flippase → MNIKQRLTHGFFYIFTGRVGAGVLTVLTTPLVVRVLGSGGYGDYAFAMAVYSALRTLAGGGVYEGARKYIAEYPDREDKAAVFSFYLTISFLSGATIALGLVLFTYGAIGTVLLEYRLRNYLYIVAVMVFFHAFYHLVRSSLMGFKLEEYSETMYVLNRVFFPIIGLPLAVIGFHVSGILIGHAASTFLIVSLGYVALKRQTNIRVRGMRSIVPNPAEIFHSRMFRYGLLNVVFVLLTKSLYITDILLLQPFVTSERVGFYNASLVVAEFLWFVPLALQIVLLHSASQLWTEGRTAEITAVASNITRYTLLLTGGVGIVLAIVGDSFLPIYFGGEFTASYVPMLLLLPGVVGFAVARPIYAIGQGHGNMRALIYGTGGAAILNVVLNLALIPQFGVYGAAVATSVGYGSMLIFHILAAKRLGFNPLRNVRLGRVVVTCTGPIPILWLIDRSLESNVLSIVVVTLVGLASFFLLAWATRALSRSEVVEVLETVPRVRQLTSR, encoded by the coding sequence ATGAATATCAAACAGCGGCTGACTCACGGTTTCTTTTACATTTTCACCGGTCGCGTCGGCGCCGGGGTGTTGACTGTACTCACCACTCCGCTCGTCGTGCGCGTGCTGGGCAGCGGGGGCTACGGCGATTACGCGTTCGCGATGGCTGTCTACAGCGCCTTACGAACGCTGGCCGGCGGCGGCGTGTACGAAGGTGCACGAAAGTACATTGCGGAATACCCGGATCGCGAGGACAAAGCCGCGGTGTTTTCGTTTTACCTGACGATTTCGTTTTTGTCCGGCGCGACTATCGCACTGGGATTGGTACTGTTCACCTACGGCGCGATCGGCACCGTGCTGCTCGAGTATCGCCTGCGGAACTACCTGTACATCGTCGCCGTGATGGTGTTCTTCCACGCGTTCTACCACCTCGTCCGGAGTTCGTTGATGGGGTTCAAACTGGAGGAGTACTCGGAGACGATGTACGTTCTCAATAGGGTATTCTTTCCGATCATCGGGCTACCTCTCGCCGTGATCGGATTTCACGTTTCGGGCATACTGATAGGACACGCGGCTTCGACGTTTCTGATCGTGAGTCTCGGCTACGTCGCCTTGAAACGCCAGACGAACATCCGTGTCCGCGGAATGCGGTCGATCGTCCCGAACCCGGCCGAAATATTCCACTCTCGCATGTTCCGGTACGGGTTGTTGAACGTCGTGTTCGTGCTACTAACCAAATCTCTTTATATCACCGATATTCTCCTCCTACAACCGTTCGTAACGAGCGAACGTGTGGGGTTTTACAACGCATCGCTCGTCGTCGCCGAATTCCTGTGGTTCGTCCCACTTGCCTTACAAATCGTTCTGCTCCACTCCGCCTCACAGCTGTGGACCGAAGGGCGGACCGCAGAGATAACGGCGGTGGCGAGTAACATCACACGGTACACGCTGTTGCTCACCGGCGGCGTCGGCATCGTGCTCGCGATCGTCGGTGATTCGTTCTTGCCGATCTATTTCGGCGGCGAGTTCACCGCATCGTACGTACCGATGCTGTTGCTGTTACCGGGCGTCGTCGGATTCGCTGTCGCCCGCCCCATATACGCGATCGGGCAGGGTCACGGGAACATGCGAGCATTGATCTATGGGACCGGAGGTGCCGCGATACTAAACGTGGTGTTGAATCTCGCGCTGATTCCGCAGTTCGGCGTCTACGGGGCAGCGGTCGCGACCAGCGTTGGATACGGATCGATGCTGATATTCCACATTCTGGCGGCAAAACGGCTCGGCTTCAACCCACTCAGAAACGTTCGGCTCGGGCGGGTGGTCGTTACCTGCACCGGACCGATTCCGATTCTCTGGTTGATCGATCGATCCCTCGAGTCGAACGTGCTCTCGATCGTCGTCGTGACTCTGGTCGGATTGGCCTCGTTCTTTCTGCTCGCCTGGGCAACGAGGGCACTCTCCCGCAGCGAAGTGGTAGAGGTGCTCGAGACCGTCCCTCGAGTTCGTCAGCTGACGTCGCGGTAA
- a CDS encoding metal-dependent hydrolase, whose protein sequence is MQQTGHYGAALVAYAPVGFVVAVLLSAELAAVSGFVAIGLSVLPDVDMKTARIAHRGVTHTVHFAVLVGVILGLTGILVGVQTNFGAPFVLGSLGLVIGTIAVASHIAVDALTPMGVDPLFTGNRYSLSVTTAADPVANYALFCLGVTAIVLAAGLASVVVA, encoded by the coding sequence ATGCAGCAGACGGGACACTACGGTGCGGCGCTCGTGGCTTACGCGCCGGTCGGGTTCGTCGTAGCGGTACTCCTCTCGGCCGAACTGGCCGCCGTCAGTGGATTCGTAGCGATCGGACTCTCAGTTCTTCCCGACGTCGATATGAAGACCGCGCGAATCGCCCACCGCGGCGTGACGCACACGGTCCATTTTGCGGTGTTAGTCGGTGTCATCCTCGGTCTGACAGGAATACTTGTTGGTGTGCAAACTAACTTCGGCGCCCCGTTCGTACTCGGATCGCTGGGGCTCGTCATCGGAACGATCGCTGTCGCGTCTCACATCGCCGTCGATGCACTCACGCCCATGGGAGTCGACCCGCTTTTCACCGGTAACCGATACTCCCTCTCCGTAACGACGGCCGCCGATCCGGTCGCAAACTACGCGTTGTTCTGTCTCGGAGTCACGGCGATCGTCCTCGCAGCCGGACTGGCGAGCGTGGTGGTCGCATAA
- a CDS encoding ATP-dependent DNA helicase yields the protein MNVEELSGLPPGAISHFEQQGIEELYPPQTEAVEAGATEGGNLVAAVPTASGKTMIAALSMLSAVERGGKALYIVPLRALASEKKAEFDDYESFGVTTGVATGNYESTSEWLATKDVIVATSEKVDSLVRNGAEWLSDLTCVVSDEVHLIDDRNRGPTLEVTLAKLRRLNPGIQVVALSATVGNAGEIADWLDASLVETDWRPIDLRMGVHYGNALNFDDGSTREVPVEGAEKQEAALVRDILQEGGSSLVFVNSRRNAEAAARRLGSVSVDELTDDERTKLTDVAEEIRDDSDTETSQDLADCVANGSAFHHAGLSSSQRSLVEDAFRDRLLKVIAATPTLAAGVNTPARRVVVRDWRRFDPSAGGMAPLDVLEVHQMMGRAGRPGLDPYGEAVLLAKSPDESQELFDRYVWADPEPVRSKLAAEPALRTHVLATIASGFARTREGLLEFLEATLYASQSAESGRLETVTDDVLSYLERNDFVERKAPDAAESSSGDTDAAGAFTTAADIADRGDAAAVELEATSLGHTVSRLYLDPMSAAEIVHGLESADERPTALGLYQLVSRTPDMYELYLRSGEEETFGERYYERETELLGDAPSEFEENRFEDWLAALKTGSLLEDWAEEENEEAITERYKIGPGDLRGKVDTAEWLLGAAESLAREIDSEWTVAVREARARVEHGVGEELLELVSVGEVGRKRARRLYAVGIEEPADLRSVDKGVVLGALKGAKTAETILENAGREEPSMDGVVPAGPGDGAASETVEDDQSGGSEPSQTANGRSAEGDDQSSLGDFS from the coding sequence ATGAACGTCGAGGAGCTGTCGGGGCTCCCGCCCGGTGCGATCTCGCACTTCGAACAGCAGGGAATCGAGGAGCTCTACCCGCCACAGACGGAGGCCGTCGAAGCTGGCGCGACCGAGGGAGGAAACCTCGTCGCCGCCGTCCCGACCGCGAGCGGCAAGACGATGATCGCCGCCCTTTCGATGCTGTCGGCGGTCGAACGCGGCGGGAAGGCGCTGTACATCGTGCCGTTGCGAGCGCTCGCCAGCGAGAAAAAAGCCGAGTTCGACGACTACGAGAGCTTCGGCGTGACGACCGGTGTCGCGACCGGTAACTACGAATCGACCAGCGAGTGGCTCGCCACCAAAGACGTGATCGTCGCGACCAGCGAGAAGGTCGACTCGCTCGTGCGAAACGGCGCGGAGTGGCTCTCGGATCTCACCTGCGTCGTCTCCGACGAGGTCCACCTCATCGACGACCGGAATCGGGGACCGACGCTCGAGGTCACGCTCGCCAAACTCCGGAGGCTCAACCCGGGCATACAGGTCGTTGCGCTGTCGGCAACCGTCGGAAACGCGGGGGAGATCGCAGACTGGCTCGACGCTTCGCTCGTCGAGACGGACTGGCGACCCATCGACCTCCGGATGGGCGTCCACTACGGGAACGCGCTCAACTTCGACGACGGCTCGACGCGGGAGGTGCCGGTCGAGGGTGCAGAGAAACAGGAAGCGGCGCTCGTCAGGGACATCCTCCAGGAGGGCGGTTCGTCGCTCGTGTTCGTCAACTCCCGTCGCAACGCCGAGGCCGCCGCCCGCAGGCTGGGCAGCGTCTCGGTGGACGAACTCACCGACGACGAACGGACGAAACTGACGGACGTGGCGGAAGAGATTCGCGACGACAGCGACACCGAGACGAGCCAAGATCTCGCAGACTGCGTCGCGAACGGCTCCGCCTTCCACCACGCCGGGCTCTCGAGCAGCCAGCGGAGCCTCGTCGAGGACGCCTTTCGCGATCGGCTGCTGAAAGTGATCGCCGCGACGCCGACGCTCGCGGCCGGCGTGAACACGCCCGCCCGGCGCGTCGTCGTTCGGGACTGGCGGCGCTTCGATCCCAGCGCGGGCGGAATGGCGCCGCTCGACGTCCTCGAGGTCCACCAGATGATGGGACGAGCGGGTCGGCCGGGACTCGATCCCTACGGCGAGGCCGTCCTGCTCGCAAAGAGCCCCGACGAGAGCCAGGAGCTGTTCGATCGGTACGTCTGGGCCGATCCGGAGCCCGTCCGATCGAAACTGGCGGCCGAACCCGCCCTGCGGACGCACGTCCTCGCCACCATCGCCTCCGGGTTCGCCCGGACTCGAGAGGGGCTGCTCGAGTTCCTCGAGGCCACGCTGTACGCCAGCCAGTCGGCCGAGTCGGGCCGGCTCGAGACCGTCACCGACGACGTCCTCTCGTACCTCGAGCGAAACGACTTCGTCGAACGCAAAGCGCCAGACGCCGCGGAATCCTCGAGCGGTGACACCGACGCGGCGGGTGCGTTCACCACCGCAGCGGACATCGCGGACCGCGGGGACGCAGCCGCCGTCGAACTCGAGGCGACGAGCCTCGGTCACACAGTCTCCCGGCTCTATCTCGATCCGATGAGCGCCGCCGAAATCGTCCACGGACTCGAGAGCGCCGACGAGCGACCGACTGCGCTCGGGCTCTACCAGCTCGTCTCGAGAACGCCCGACATGTACGAACTCTACTTGCGGTCGGGCGAAGAGGAGACGTTCGGTGAGCGGTACTACGAACGGGAGACGGAGCTGCTCGGTGACGCACCGAGCGAGTTCGAGGAAAACCGCTTCGAGGACTGGCTCGCCGCCCTGAAGACGGGATCGTTGCTCGAAGACTGGGCCGAGGAGGAAAACGAAGAGGCGATCACCGAACGGTACAAGATCGGACCCGGCGACCTCCGCGGAAAAGTCGACACCGCCGAGTGGTTGCTCGGCGCGGCGGAATCGCTCGCCCGTGAGATCGACAGCGAGTGGACCGTCGCGGTCCGGGAGGCTCGCGCTCGCGTCGAACACGGCGTCGGAGAGGAGCTGCTCGAACTCGTCTCCGTCGGCGAGGTCGGCCGCAAACGAGCCCGTCGGCTCTACGCCGTGGGGATCGAAGAGCCCGCCGACCTGCGCAGTGTCGACAAGGGCGTCGTTCTCGGCGCGCTCAAGGGGGCGAAGACGGCCGAAACGATCCTCGAGAACGCGGGTCGCGAGGAGCCGTCGATGGACGGCGTCGTTCCAGCCGGCCCGGGCGACGGAGCTGCCAGTGAAACCGTAGAGGACGACCAATCCGGCGGGAGCGAACCGAGCCAGACGGCGAACGGACGGTCAGCGGAGGGAGACGACCAGTCCAGCCTGGGTGATTTCTCGTGA
- the cgi121 gene encoding KEOPS complex subunit Cgi121, with protein sequence MRTLECRLAIDDLDGFVAALGDIGDRTGTTVQAFDARYVADRRHLKRALELADRSIARGENVARDRAVEILLYAAGRRQIDRALEMGIGERETRAVVLVDRRPDGGDCSRADTDDGNGIGGTDVSDAESEAVDAESEAVDAIRDLEAFVGEEPTLDSPDETTLCAFFDVTDAEREATDASLGALVRERVALLEVEK encoded by the coding sequence GTGAGGACACTCGAGTGTCGACTCGCGATCGACGATCTCGACGGGTTCGTCGCCGCTCTTGGCGATATCGGAGACCGGACGGGAACGACAGTTCAGGCGTTCGATGCCCGGTACGTCGCGGACCGTCGCCACCTGAAGCGTGCGCTCGAACTGGCCGATCGATCCATCGCTCGAGGGGAGAACGTCGCCCGCGATCGCGCCGTCGAGATCCTGCTGTACGCCGCCGGCAGACGTCAGATCGACCGCGCACTCGAGATGGGCATCGGTGAGAGAGAAACCCGGGCAGTCGTGCTGGTCGATCGGAGACCGGACGGCGGAGACTGTTCCCGCGCCGACACCGACGACGGCAACGGGATCGGTGGGACCGACGTCAGCGACGCGGAATCGGAAGCCGTCGACGCGGAGTCCGAAGCCGTCGACGCGATCCGAGACCTTGAGGCGTTCGTCGGAGAAGAGCCGACGCTCGATTCCCCCGACGAGACGACGCTGTGTGCGTTCTTCGACGTCACCGACGCCGAACGGGAAGCGACCGACGCCTCACTCGGGGCGCTCGTCCGCGAGCGAGTTGCGCTGCTCGAAGTCGAGAAATGA